A single region of the Sciurus carolinensis chromosome 14, mSciCar1.2, whole genome shotgun sequence genome encodes:
- the Lingo2 gene encoding leucine-rich repeat and immunoglobulin-like domain-containing nogo receptor-interacting protein 2, whose amino-acid sequence MLHTAVSCWQPFLGLAVVLIFMGSTIGCPARCECSAQNKSVSCHRRRLIAIPEGIPIETKILDLSKNRLKSINPEEFISYPLLEEIDLSDNIIANVEPGAFNNLFNLRSLRLKGNRLKLVPLGVFTGLSNLTKLDISENKIVILLDYMFQDLHNLKSLEVGDNDLVYISHRAFSGLLSLEQLTLEKCNLTAVPTEALSHLRSLISLHLKHLNINNMPVYAFKRLFHLKHLEIDYWPLLDMMPANSLYGLNLTSLSITNTNLSTVPFLAFKHLVYLTHLNLSYNPISTIEAGMFSDLVRLQELHIVGAQLRTIEPHSFQGLRFLRVLNVSQNLLETLEENVFSSPRALEVLSINNNPLACDCRLLWILQRQPTLQFGGQQPMCAGPDTIRERSFKDFHSTALSFYFTCKKPKIREKKLQHLLVDEGQTVQLECSADGDPQPVISWVTPRRRFITTKSNGRATVLGDGTLEIRFAQDQDSGLYVCIASNAAGNDTFTASLTVKGFASDRFLYANRTPMYMTDSNDTVSNGTNANTFSLDLKTILVSTAMGCFTFLGVVLFCFLLLFVWSRGKGKHKNSIDLEYVPRKNNGAVVEGEVAGPRRFNMKMI is encoded by the coding sequence ATGCTTCACACGGCCGTATCATGCTGGCAGCCATTCCTGGGTCTGGCTGTGGTGTTAATCTTCATGGGATCCACCATTGGCTGTCCTGCTCGCTGTGAGTGCTCTGCCCAGAACAAATCTGTTAGCTGCCATAGAAGGCGGTTGATTGCCATCCCAGAGGGTATTCCCATTGAGACCAAAATCTTGGACCTGAGCAAAAACAGGTTGAAAAGCATCAACCCTGAAGAATTCATATCATACCCTCTTTTGGAGGAGATAGACTTGAGTGACAACATCATCGCCAATGTGGAACCAGGAGCATTTAACAATCTCTTTAACCTGCGTTCCCTCCGCCTGAAAGGCAATCGTCTCAAGTTGGTCCCTTTAGGAGTATTCACAGGACTCTCCAACCTCACTAAGCTTGACATTAGTGAGAATAAGATCGTCATTTTACTGGACTACATGTTCCAGGATCTGCATAACCTAAAGTCTCTAGAAGTAGGGGACAATGATTTGGTTTATATATCACACAGGGCCTTCAGTGGGCTTCTTAGCTTGGAGCAGCTCACCCTGGAGAAATGCAACCTAACAGCAGTACCAACAGAAGCCCTTTCCCACCTCCGCAGCCTCATCAGCCTGCATCTGAAGCATCTTAATATCAACAATATGCCTGTGTATGCCTTTAAAAGATTGTTCCACCTGAAACACCTAGAGATTGACTATTGGCCTTTACTGGATATGATGCCTGCCAATAGCCTCTATGGCCTCAACCTCACATCCCTTTCCATCACTAATACCAATCTGTCCACTGTACCCTTCCTTGCCTTTAAACACCTGGTATACCTGACACACCTAAACCTCTCCTACAATCCCATCAGCACTATTGAAGCAGGCATGTTCTCTGACCTGGTCCGCCTTCAAGAGCTTCATATCGTGGGGGCCCAGCTCCGCACCATTGAGCCCCACTCCTTCCAAGGGCTCCGCTTTCTTCGCGTGCTCAATGTATCTCAGAACCTACTGGAAACTTTAGAAGAGAATGTCTTCTCCTCCCCTAGGGCTTTGGAGGTCTTGAGCATTAATAACAACCCACTGGCCTGTGACTGCCGTCTCCTCTGGATCCTACAGCGACAGCCCACCCTACAGTTTGGTGGCCAGCAGCCCATGTGTGCTGGCCCAGACACCATCCGAGAGAGATCATTCAAGGATTTCCACAGCACTgccctttctttttactttaccTGCAAAAAACCCAAAATCCGTGAAAAGAAGTTGCAGCATCTACTAGTGGATGAAGGGCAGACAGTCCAGTTAGAATGCAGTGCCGATGGAGACCCACAGCCTGTGATTTCCTGGGTGACACCCCGAAGGCGTTTTATCACCACCAAGTCCAATGGAAGAGCCACTGTGTTGGGCGATGGCACCCTAGAAATTCGCTTTGCCCAGGATCAGGACAGTGGGCTGTATGTTTGCATCGCTAGCAATGCTGCTGGGAATGATACCTTCACAGCCTCCTTAACTGTGAAAGGGTTTGCCTCAGACCGCTTTCTTTACGCAAACAGGACCCCTATGTACATGACTGACTCCAATGACACCGTTTCCAATGGCACCAATGCCAATACTTTTTCCCTGGACCTTAAAACAATACTGGTATCCACAGCCATGGGCTGTTTCACATTCCTGGgagtggttttattttgttttcttctcctctttgtGTGGAGCCGAGGGAAAGGCAAGCACAAAAACAGCATTGACCTTGAGTATGTGCCCCGAAAAAACAATGGTGCTGTTGTGGAAGGGGAAGTGGCTGGACCCAGGAGGTTCAACATGAAAATGATTTGA